The stretch of DNA TTTCCATGTAGTTGAGCTTTCAGGGACAGACACTCAAGCATATCCTTAGGATACACCATCTTGGCTCTGGTTGTATTAATTATGTCTGAAGAGTTTAATACCCGTCCAAGTCCATAGGTGGAAGAACACATAAATGGGTATGGTAATCAACAAGAGCAGACTGTAAAAGCACACCACAGAGGCCGAGTATAACAGTCCTGCTAAAGAGACCAATGGAATAAGGGCAGTCAATgtagaaagagacagaaacattCTTTTGCTCCACTTTTTACACACCactctgacttttttctttttatatagatttatttattttatctatttcgttgctgcatgcagtctttctctagttgtggcgagcgggggctactcttcgttgcggtgcacgggcttctcattgcggtggcttctcttgttgcagagcacgggatctaggtgcgctggcttcagtagttgcagcacacaggctcagcagttgtggctcacgggctcagtagttgtggctcatggcctctagagcacaagcagtagttgtggcacatgggcctagttgctccgtggcatctgggatcatcccggaccagggatcgaacccgtgtcccctgcattgttaggcggattctcaaccactgtgccaccagggaagtccccactctgGCTTTTTAAAAGGTGGATGGAATTTAGAAAATCTAGTTGTGCTGTTGTTTTCGAGTATGACCTATggctccttcatttcttcttgcttcttattTTGATGTGTCATCCTAGCTGCCTGTGGTATCATATTATGAATCCCATCAACAGTTGGATAGGCTATTCCTAACTCTTCGTTAATCAATTCATTGGTCGATGCTTCACATCTCAGCGGCTTCTTGGAGAGCGGGCACACCAGGAACAGCAGCAGCGCTGGGTCGAAGGCGCGGAGCGGTTTCCTCATCCTCTCGCTCTTGTCTGTGGACGGCCGCGACACCAACGCGTGCAGATGCCTCTGGGCGCCCGCGGACGGCTCTGCGTGTGTCCCCCGCAGCGCTGAGGCGAGCTGGCCGCACAAGCCACTCAGCATGTTCCGGCGGCCCGCGACCGGGTGTCTGCGCGCCCTTGACCACCCCCCTCAAGtttttattaaatcttttaaGGCACAAATGCAAGCCAAGGAGGAAAGGCTCAAGAACTCACTAATGGCGGGAAAATTTTCAAGAACACGACATGTTTTGTAAATTTAGAACACCACAGTTCTATCATGTAGCCATTAGAGGATAAGCAGCAGTCATTAGAGGAGATGTTACAAGCGAGTTGAGGGAATTAGAATGATATTAACAGTAGCTGAGTCCACTTTCAGATTTTGTCCTTGGCCCTCCCATAGAGGCTCAGTGTCTCTCTAGAGATTCTCTTTGTTCATACTTACTCAGAAACATTCTAGCAAGAGAAGTATTACCTTCAGCGGCATTCATATAGGCAGAAAAACATGATCACAaaatccttcctttttaaaaatttttttcttccaattttattgagatataattgacatacagtactgtataagtttaaggtatacatcataatgatttgacttacaacctgaaatgattatcacaataagtttagtgaacatccattatctcatatacatacaaaatcaaagaaacagagtaaaatatttttccttgtgatgagaactcaggatttacccTCTTGACAatgttcatatataacatacagcagtgttaattatatttatcatgttgtacattatatccctagtgtttatttatcttataactggaatttgTAACTTTTGCAAAATCCTTCTCGATAAGCCAGACTTACTCTGTATTGGTTATTAACATAAAGATTTTCATTCAAAAAttacaaatggggcttccctggtggcacagtggttgagagtccgcctgccgatgcaggggacacgggttcgtgccccagtccgggaagattccacgtgccgcggagcggctaagccagTGAGCTAcagccgctgagtctgcgtgtccggagcctgtgctccgcaatgggaaaggccacaacagtgagaggcctgcgtaccgcaaaaaaaacccaaaaaattacaaatgaatgtGGCAATGTGGTCATTAATTAGATTTTCCCTACACTAGTGATGGTATAGATCGATAATTTTGCTTTGATATCACACCACGGCTATATGATCCCATCCGTAaattctccctgcctctccctttgACCTCTCAGTTCTCTCTCTCACAGAATACCTGCCTTCCCCGGCAGAGTCCTTTCTTCCCCAGTCAtccacaaacaaaaagaaatactcCCTCCAATAGTTTCCATGTTGTTAGCACGAGCAAATTGTTGAGCATGAGCTGTGGAGTCATGGCTTCAAGTTATAGTATTGCTGCCTACTACCTTAATTATTTCTTCATCTCGGCACCTAATTCCTAGCTTATAATGGGATTATTATACCTACCTTGTAGAGTTCTGACAtgattaaatgtgaaaataaagcaaaaagacttgggcttccctggtggcgcagtggttgagtctgcctgctcGATGCAgaggacccgggttcgtgccctggtccgggaagatcccacatgccgcggagcggctgggcccgtgagccatggccgctgagcctgcgcgtccagagcctgtgctccgcaacgggagaggccacaacagtgagagaggcccgcgtaccgcaaaaaaaaaaaaaaaaaaaaaaagacttaacacTACAATGTGAAAACTATGTGGTAACTGCATTAATTATATTGGGTCAAATAATtgaaaggaaacacaaaaaatTTATTATAGGCAGTGGTATGCTGGTagatgtttaacaactggcttttTCTAACCCCCAGAAAAAGCCCTGGTTTGTAATgtttgcctgatttttttttttgaggattcagtttatttacttaaaaaaaaatttttttttttttggccacacctcgtggcttagttccctgaccagggatcgaatctgggccccctgcagtagaaccgcagagtcctaaccactggacctccagggaagtccctgtttgccTGATTTGCAGTGTGAAGTTGGATGAGATGCATATTAGCATGGCATCGTATAGTATTTTCACCCAATGGCTACATTAGATGGAAATAGAGCGCATAGACAATcgtaaaatacagtaaaataattgAGAAGTGATGAGTTTTTCGTTTTATTATCTTGGTGTtcagtataatttatttaatcattagtgttctggagaaaagggagtagcatgagaacctgctgtatagcatagggaactccactttgctgtacagcagaaactaacacaacattataaaacaactataccccattttaaaaaaaaaaagggagtagcATCTGCAAACCCCAAAGGGACCTATGTGTTGGTGTCTGTGGAGCAGGGGGATGCCAGTAGGCAGGGCACAGTGAGTGAGTGACAAAGCAGTGATAATGCCACCAGTTGGAGAGAGAATGGGAGGTCAGCCCATGCAAGGCCTTGCAGGCCTTGTTCAGATCAAATATAAACTTGAAGAagcaggtttttttttggctgcgccatgcggcttgtggtatcttagttccctgaccagagatcagcCCAGGCCCTCAgtagtgaaagcgtggagtcctacccgctggactgccagggcatTCCCTGAAGAAGAGTTTTAAGTCTGAGTATAAAATTatcagatttgcttttttttttttttttttttttttgtggtacgcgggcctctcactgctgcggcctctcccgttgtggagcacaggctccggacacgcaggctcagcggccatggctcacgggcccagccgctctgtggcgtgtgggatcctcccggaccgggatacgaacccacatcccctgcatcggcagggggactcgcaaccaccgcgccaccagggaagccccaaatttacactttaaaaaagatCTCTTTAGctactgtggggaaaaaaagtggaTAGTTAGGGGCCAGAATGGAAACCAAGAGACCAGTTCAGACATTACTGCACTAATCCACGTTGGAAGgagcagtggtttgcatgaggaaAGTGGAGATAAAAAGAAGTAGATGAACTGGAAACATATAGACAGATTTAGGAGATCGAATTGACAAGGCTTTGTGATTCCTTGCTGTGTAGCAAAATAGGACCATttactgggcagaagacctgaatagatatttttccaaagaagacatacagatggaaaatgggcacatgaaaagatgctcatcactaatcatcagagaaatgcaaaatcaaaagcacagtgagatatcacttcacacctgtcagaatggttatcatcaaaaagtctacaaataaaaaactCTGGCAAGGATATAGAGGAAAGGGACTATAtgctgtgggtgggaatgtaaattggggcagccactatggaaaacag from Phocoena phocoena chromosome 18, mPhoPho1.1, whole genome shotgun sequence encodes:
- the LOC136137819 gene encoding phosphatidylinositol N-acetylglucosaminyltransferase subunit Y-like, encoding MFLSLSTLTALIPLVSLAGLLYSASVVCFYSLLLLITIPIYVFFHLWTWTGIKLFRHN
- the LOC136137524 gene encoding protein preY, mitochondrial-like, with product MLSGLCGQLASALRGTHAEPSAGAQRHLHALVSRPSTDKSERMRKPLRAFDPALLLFLVCPLSKKPLRCEASTNELINEELGIAYPTVDGIHNMIPQAARMTHQNKKQEEMKEP